The stretch of DNA ATAGTTTGGCCGTTTCCGAGGGGATTATCCCGACGGACCGTTTCCTTTTATGCGGCCGTTTCCCATCAAAAGAAAAATTTTTCCAAAAATCGGGCGACCCCGTCCCTTTCATTGTCAGCCGTGACCTCGTAGGCGACTTCCTTCACCTCGTCGATCCCGTTTTCCATGGCGATGCCGTATTTGGCATACGTCAGCATTTCGATGTCGTTGTCGCCGTCGCCGAAGGCGATGATCCGCTCTCGCGGGATCCGGTAATAGTCGGCCACCTTTTGCACGCCGATCGCCTTATTGATGCCGTGTTTGACGATTTCAACCACGTGCCAGGGGGCCCCCCAGTTGCGGTGGTCGACCAATTCCGCGTGGACTTCGGACAATATGGCCCGGATCTTTTTGACGCTCTCTTCATCCCCTTGAACGAGCAGGCTGGTCGGGTCGTTTTTCAAAAACCGCCGCAGATCCCCCGTCGTGATCTTCGGATTGCCGAGTTTCAATACATCCAGCAATTTTTCGTTATGGTAATGGATATAGACCTCATCGATGACTTCCGCCACCATATTTTCCACCGAATGCCGGGAGCAGATCTCGACAATTTCCTTTACGACGGATAAGGCTATCGGTTCGTGGAAGTTCTCCCAATCGGGATTTTGCGGGTGATGGACAAACGCGCCATTGAAGTTCACGATCGGGGAATCCAAGCCGAGTTCCCGGTAATACATGGCGCTGGAACGGTAAGGCCTGCCGGTGGAGATCATGACGATGTGGCCGTCCTTCCGCACCTGATCCAGCACCTTTTTCGTTTTTTCCGATATCGTTTTGTCTTCTTTAAGCAAAGTGCCGTCCAGATCCAATGCGATTAGAAATTTGTCTTTCATACGGTTCCCTTTCTTGGCAAAGCTT from Caldibacillus debilis DSM 16016 encodes:
- a CDS encoding Cof-type HAD-IIB family hydrolase encodes the protein MKDKFLIALDLDGTLLKEDKTISEKTKKVLDQVRKDGHIVMISTGRPYRSSAMYYRELGLDSPIVNFNGAFVHHPQNPDWENFHEPIALSVVKEIVEICSRHSVENMVAEVIDEVYIHYHNEKLLDVLKLGNPKITTGDLRRFLKNDPTSLLVQGDEESVKKIRAILSEVHAELVDHRNWGAPWHVVEIVKHGINKAIGVQKVADYYRIPRERIIAFGDGDNDIEMLTYAKYGIAMENGIDEVKEVAYEVTADNERDGVARFLEKFFF